The Pedobacter roseus genome contains a region encoding:
- a CDS encoding nuclear transport factor 2 family protein — protein sequence MKQLFSTAIASLLALGAFAQKSDGTTKSLVNAEKDFAKSIAKNGDKDAYLDYSSPNTLVFRPNPVNAKTFYAGKANAESDVTWTPNLAKVSRSGDLGFTTGPYEIGTSEKKYGQYLSIWKSENGRWKLAIDLGTESNKPLANVTPSFVEPKDHVAPKFLNEREIKAGKDIILTTEKTLNTLLKTHGIAAFGGFLTNDARLLFPGNEAIDGKGKIITFYNGMISKINLKTTGVDKAIGSDLAYTYGVATIDYKADLRESFNYVFVYEKAADASWNLIVQAFIPAER from the coding sequence ATGAAACAATTATTTTCAACCGCAATAGCTTCGCTTTTAGCCTTAGGCGCTTTTGCCCAAAAGAGTGACGGGACAACCAAATCTTTAGTAAATGCTGAAAAGGATTTCGCTAAGTCGATTGCCAAAAATGGAGATAAAGACGCGTATCTGGATTATTCATCCCCTAATACTTTAGTATTCAGACCAAACCCAGTTAACGCCAAAACTTTTTATGCCGGAAAGGCAAATGCTGAAAGCGATGTAACCTGGACGCCAAATTTGGCAAAAGTATCACGTAGTGGCGATTTAGGTTTTACTACAGGCCCTTACGAAATCGGAACTTCGGAAAAAAAATATGGTCAATACCTTTCAATCTGGAAATCAGAAAACGGCAGATGGAAATTAGCGATCGATTTAGGAACAGAAAGCAACAAACCTTTGGCTAATGTTACACCTTCTTTTGTAGAGCCGAAAGACCACGTTGCACCAAAATTCTTAAATGAAAGAGAGATTAAGGCCGGTAAAGACATCATCTTAACTACCGAAAAAACATTAAATACGCTTTTAAAAACCCATGGTATTGCAGCATTTGGCGGCTTTTTAACCAACGATGCACGTTTACTTTTCCCAGGTAACGAAGCCATTGATGGCAAAGGAAAAATTATTACGTTTTATAACGGCATGATCAGTAAAATCAATTTAAAAACCACGGGCGTAGATAAAGCAATCGGTAGCGATTTAGCTTATACCTATGGTGTGGCAACAATTGATTATAAAGCAGATCTGCGCGAAAGTTTTAACTATGTTTTCGTTTACGAAAAAGCAGCAGATGCAAGCTGGAACTTAATAGTACAGGCTTTTATACCTGCAGAAAGATAA
- a CDS encoding phytanoyl-CoA dioxygenase family protein — MDLDVNEHEIRRNGFSVIEDVFTDTEVETILTAINNTNPKNETFRKSNDLFAIRQFLKEVPDAIGIVFNEKLKKIIKRLFGEDYFLVKSIYFDKPATSNWFVSYHQDLTISVDQKVEIAGFGPYTNKHNQFSVQPPLNILESNFTIRIHLDDTNEENGALKVIPNSHSKGMYRPETINWDVEQEVSCNVARGAVMIMKPLLLHSSSRTTNNKKRRVIHLEFSNQLLPKAIQWSEYLNFEQQSKTN; from the coding sequence ATGGATTTAGATGTAAATGAGCATGAAATTCGGAGAAATGGCTTTTCTGTAATTGAAGATGTATTTACCGACACAGAGGTTGAAACCATCCTAACTGCAATCAATAATACCAACCCAAAAAACGAAACGTTTAGAAAATCGAATGACCTTTTTGCAATCCGCCAGTTTTTAAAAGAAGTTCCAGATGCCATCGGCATTGTTTTTAACGAAAAGCTAAAAAAAATCATTAAAAGGCTTTTTGGAGAAGATTATTTTCTCGTTAAATCAATTTATTTCGACAAACCAGCAACTTCAAACTGGTTTGTTTCCTATCATCAGGATTTAACCATTTCTGTTGATCAAAAAGTTGAAATAGCCGGATTCGGCCCCTATACCAATAAACATAATCAGTTCTCCGTACAGCCACCCTTAAATATCCTTGAAAGCAATTTTACCATTCGCATCCACCTTGATGATACCAATGAAGAGAATGGTGCGCTAAAAGTAATTCCAAATTCGCACAGTAAGGGCATGTACCGTCCAGAAACCATTAATTGGGATGTAGAGCAGGAGGTGAGCTGTAACGTAGCACGGGGCGCTGTAATGATCATGAAACCACTGCTGCTGCACAGTTCAAGCCGGACAACCAATAACAAAAAAAGAAGGGTTATCCATTTAGAATTTAGCAACCAGCTATTACCCAAAGCAATACAATGGTCGGAATATTTAAATTTTGAGCAGCAATCAAAAACGAATTAA
- a CDS encoding lytic transglycosylase domain-containing protein codes for MLKKHIVPFAVVATLFILAKVFAYQMPLAQKSLLKEEKLNTTIPKSDSLEVQNEEAPQSLMAQLNFAEETLPLGDKKVERKMKKILAAHTYGNTQTNRLHAKAAKWFPVIEPILAAYGIPNDFKYLALVESGMAEGVSPKGAAGIWQFMPGTARTYGLRVNGNVDERYNLRKSTIAACKYIKEMYKGLESWTLVAAAYNVGDGRLRKQIDNQNQDNYYKMRLNRETGGYVYKVISMKQIMEHPKRYGYAKPRVLLAYNAE; via the coding sequence ATGTTAAAGAAACACATCGTACCATTTGCGGTAGTGGCAACACTATTTATCTTGGCAAAAGTGTTCGCTTACCAAATGCCCTTAGCACAAAAAAGTCTTTTAAAAGAAGAAAAATTAAACACTACAATACCCAAATCTGATAGCCTTGAAGTACAAAATGAGGAAGCTCCTCAATCTTTAATGGCACAGTTGAATTTTGCGGAAGAAACCCTGCCATTAGGCGATAAAAAGGTAGAACGCAAAATGAAAAAAATTCTTGCAGCACACACTTACGGAAATACCCAAACCAACCGCCTGCATGCAAAAGCAGCAAAATGGTTTCCTGTAATTGAACCCATTCTCGCTGCTTATGGAATCCCGAACGATTTTAAGTATTTGGCATTGGTCGAATCTGGAATGGCGGAAGGGGTTTCTCCAAAAGGTGCAGCCGGAATCTGGCAGTTTATGCCCGGCACTGCCCGTACCTATGGATTAAGAGTAAATGGGAATGTTGATGAACGCTATAATCTGCGCAAATCGACCATTGCAGCCTGTAAATACATTAAAGAAATGTATAAAGGTTTAGAAAGCTGGACATTGGTAGCTGCGGCTTACAATGTTGGCGACGGACGCTTACGCAAGCAGATCGATAATCAAAATCAGGATAATTACTACAAAATGAGGCTTAACCGCGAAACCGGGGGCTATGTTTATAAAGTAATTTCTATGAAACAGATTATGGAACATCCGAAACGTTACGGTTACGCAAAACCGCGCGTATTATTGGCCTACAACGCCGAATAA
- the uvrA gene encoding excinuclease ABC subunit UvrA — MSNKSIDLGEQKDVEVYGARVHNLKNIDVSFPRNQLVVITGLSGSGKSSLAFDTIYAEGQRRYMETFSAYSRQFMGGMERPDVDKVSGLSPVIAIEQKTTSKNPRSTVGTITEIYDFMRLLYARVADAYSYNTGEKMERMSEDQILQNIFNKFDGLAVNILAPVVKGRKGHYRELFEQIRKQGYVKVRVDGEIKDITAKMQVDRYKIHDIEVVIDRLIIDVKDKKRLLDSLQIAMKMGKGVIKISDKDNNVAHFSKFLMCPTTGISYDEPQPNSFSFNSPYGACERCDGLGYIFVVDKESVIPNPKLSILNGGLAPLGEYRDIWMFQVLKALAKKYSFSLSTPIEKLSDEVINIILNGSPDLIKVEVEYNKWNVQNYNITFDGIIKMLEEQNEKRSESASDDMDEFRKLKTCPECHGARLKKESLHFKVDGKNIFELSSMDINNLHQWFEKVDERLSDRQNIIAKEILKEIKARIGFLTDVGLTYLTLDRTARTLSGGEAQRIRLATQIGSQLMNVMYILDEPSIGLHQRDNERLINALKNLRDLGNTVLVVEHDKDMILEADWVIDVGPGAGIHGGTVVAEGTAAQILKSNTLTADYLNGKRQIETPNVRRKGNGHKLSLLKATGHNLKEVSVDFPLGKFIAVTGVSGSGKSSLITETLYPILNHHFFRAKKTPLPYEKINGLKEIDKVIEIDQAPIGRTPRSNPSTYTGVFSDIRNLFVQLPEAKIRGYKPGRFSFNVKGGRCETCQGAGLKVIEMNFLPDVQVPCEECGGRRYNRETLEVRFRGKSISDVLDMSIEDACTFFENIPIIYRKIKTLKDVGLGYITLGQSSVTLSGGEAQRVKLATELSKKDTGKTFYILDEPTTGLHFEDINVLLGVLQELVDKGNTILVIEHNLDVVKVADWVIDLGEEGGAGGGRILFEGTPEGLIQNPISLTGKFLKKEMEWNPQSEVGSPEPKVKTPKKSKAEKK, encoded by the coding sequence ATGAGCAATAAATCTATCGACCTCGGCGAGCAAAAAGATGTAGAAGTATATGGTGCGAGGGTACATAATTTAAAGAATATAGATGTTAGTTTTCCGCGCAACCAGCTGGTTGTAATTACTGGTTTGAGTGGCAGCGGTAAATCTTCGTTGGCTTTTGATACCATATATGCGGAAGGACAGCGCCGTTATATGGAAACATTTAGTGCCTATAGCCGCCAGTTTATGGGCGGGATGGAGCGGCCTGATGTGGATAAGGTTTCGGGATTGAGTCCGGTTATTGCCATTGAGCAGAAAACCACCAGCAAAAATCCGCGCTCTACTGTAGGTACCATTACCGAAATTTACGATTTTATGCGTTTGCTTTACGCCCGTGTAGCCGATGCTTACTCGTACAATACCGGCGAGAAAATGGAACGCATGAGCGAAGATCAAATCCTGCAGAACATTTTTAATAAATTTGATGGTTTGGCCGTAAATATCCTTGCACCAGTGGTTAAAGGTAGAAAGGGGCATTACCGTGAACTTTTTGAGCAAATCCGCAAACAGGGTTATGTAAAAGTGCGTGTAGATGGAGAGATTAAAGATATTACCGCTAAAATGCAGGTCGATCGTTATAAAATCCACGATATTGAAGTAGTGATCGATCGCCTCATTATTGACGTGAAAGATAAAAAACGCCTGCTCGATTCACTGCAGATTGCAATGAAAATGGGTAAAGGAGTAATCAAAATCAGCGATAAAGATAATAACGTAGCGCACTTTAGTAAGTTTTTGATGTGCCCAACCACGGGTATTTCTTATGACGAGCCTCAACCCAATAGTTTTTCGTTCAACTCGCCTTATGGCGCCTGCGAACGTTGTGATGGTTTGGGTTATATTTTTGTAGTCGATAAAGAATCGGTTATTCCGAATCCAAAACTGAGCATTTTAAATGGCGGTTTAGCCCCATTGGGCGAATACCGCGATATCTGGATGTTCCAGGTGTTAAAAGCTTTGGCTAAAAAATACAGTTTCTCGCTTTCTACACCCATCGAAAAATTAAGCGATGAAGTCATCAATATCATTTTAAACGGTTCGCCTGATCTGATCAAGGTTGAGGTAGAATACAATAAATGGAACGTTCAGAATTATAACATCACTTTCGATGGTATTATTAAAATGCTTGAAGAGCAGAACGAAAAAAGAAGCGAGTCAGCATCCGACGATATGGACGAGTTCAGGAAACTGAAAACCTGTCCGGAGTGCCATGGTGCCCGTTTGAAAAAAGAAAGTCTGCATTTTAAAGTTGATGGCAAAAACATTTTCGAACTTTCATCGATGGATATCAACAACCTTCATCAATGGTTCGAAAAAGTTGATGAACGTTTGTCCGACCGTCAGAATATTATTGCCAAAGAAATTTTAAAAGAGATTAAAGCCAGGATCGGTTTTTTAACAGATGTAGGTTTAACTTATTTAACTTTAGATCGTACTGCCCGCACACTTTCGGGTGGCGAGGCGCAACGTATCCGTTTGGCCACACAGATTGGTTCGCAGCTGATGAACGTAATGTACATCCTCGATGAGCCAAGTATTGGTTTGCACCAGCGTGATAACGAACGTTTGATCAATGCACTTAAAAATCTCCGTGATCTGGGAAACACCGTTTTGGTGGTAGAACATGATAAGGATATGATTTTGGAGGCCGATTGGGTAATTGATGTTGGTCCTGGCGCTGGTATTCATGGAGGTACTGTAGTGGCCGAAGGAACCGCTGCGCAGATCCTGAAATCGAATACCTTAACCGCCGATTATTTGAATGGCAAAAGGCAGATTGAAACACCAAACGTCCGCAGAAAGGGCAATGGGCATAAATTGTCGCTGCTTAAAGCCACCGGACATAACTTAAAAGAGGTTTCAGTAGACTTTCCTTTGGGTAAATTTATTGCCGTAACCGGAGTTTCAGGTAGTGGTAAATCGAGTTTAATTACCGAAACTTTATACCCGATTTTAAACCATCATTTCTTCAGGGCCAAAAAAACACCTTTACCTTACGAGAAAATCAATGGTTTAAAAGAAATTGATAAGGTGATCGAGATTGATCAGGCGCCGATTGGCAGAACGCCACGTTCTAATCCTTCTACCTATACCGGTGTTTTCTCTGATATCAGGAATCTGTTTGTTCAGTTGCCCGAAGCGAAAATCCGCGGCTACAAACCCGGCCGTTTCTCTTTCAATGTTAAAGGCGGGCGTTGCGAAACCTGTCAGGGAGCAGGTTTAAAGGTGATCGAAATGAACTTTTTGCCTGATGTGCAGGTGCCTTGCGAAGAATGTGGCGGAAGAAGATACAACAGGGAAACTTTAGAAGTACGTTTCCGTGGAAAATCGATTAGTGATGTATTGGATATGAGTATTGAAGATGCCTGTACTTTCTTCGAAAATATTCCGATCATCTACAGAAAAATCAAAACTTTAAAAGATGTAGGTTTAGGTTATATTACTTTAGGTCAATCGTCGGTAACTTTATCAGGAGGGGAGGCGCAGCGTGTAAAACTGGCTACCGAACTTTCTAAAAAAGATACTGGAAAGACCTTTTATATTTTAGATGAGCCTACCACAGGACTTCACTTCGAAGATATTAACGTGCTTTTGGGCGTATTGCAGGAGCTGGTTGATAAAGGAAATACCATTTTGGTGATTGAACATAATTTAGACGTGGTTAAGGTTGCCGATTGGGTGATTGATTTAGGAGAAGAAGGCGGTGCTGGTGGCGGAAGGATTTTATTTGAGGGTACACCTGAAGGTTTGATCCAGAACCCAATTAGTTTAACCGGAAAGTTTTTGAAAAAGGAAATGGAATGGAATCCACAGTCCGAAGTCGGAAGTCCGGAGCCCAAAGTCAAAACTCCGAAGAAAAGTAAAGCTGAAAAGAAATAG
- a CDS encoding pseudouridine synthase, which yields MINKNNRNSRDDKSKPGSRRTEGRSSSAGSDRKRSDDKDSKFKKSSDSKEGFRPRSADSKDFKSKSFGDKKDFKPRSGGRDFKSKDSEPQSFKFGDREFKSKDAASEDRGFKPREGKSRDYKPRTGDRDFKPREGGSRDYKPRTGDRDFKPREGGARDYKPRTGERDFKSKDGDSRDFKPRTGDRDFKPREGGSRDYKPRTGDRDFKSKDGGSRDFKPREGGYKDYKSRGKSDDFKPSAGSSRDVKPREPKEGDTRPFRKREDAQPRDTEFNRPERTVITQGRKTNEDKGLIRLNRYISNAGICSRRKADELIIAGIITVNGEAVTELGHKVDPAKDLVRYNGELLKREKKVYVLLNKPKDYITTTDDPQERRTVMQLVDKASRERIYPVGRLDRNTTGLLLMTNDGDLADKLSHPKNGITKIYNVELDKSLSQGDLNKIAFGLELEDGLIKPDNISYVAGGTKKEIGIQIHSGKNRIVRRIFEHLGYNVEKLDRVVYGNLTKKDLPRGRWRYLEEHELIQIKHLIK from the coding sequence ATGATAAATAAAAACAACAGGAACAGTCGGGATGACAAGTCCAAACCAGGCAGTCGGAGAACAGAAGGCAGAAGTAGTTCGGCCGGGTCTGACAGAAAAAGATCAGACGACAAAGACAGCAAATTCAAAAAATCATCCGATTCAAAAGAAGGCTTCAGACCCAGAAGCGCAGACAGTAAAGATTTCAAATCAAAATCTTTCGGAGACAAAAAAGATTTCAAACCAAGATCAGGCGGACGTGATTTCAAATCGAAAGATTCGGAACCACAGAGTTTCAAATTCGGCGATCGCGAGTTTAAATCAAAAGATGCAGCATCAGAAGACCGTGGCTTTAAACCGAGAGAAGGTAAATCGAGAGATTACAAACCGAGAACCGGCGACCGTGATTTCAAACCGAGAGAAGGTGGATCAAGAGATTACAAACCTAGAACAGGAGACAGGGATTTTAAACCAAGAGAAGGTGGTGCAAGAGATTATAAGCCAAGAACAGGAGAACGCGATTTCAAATCTAAGGATGGAGATTCGAGAGATTTTAAACCGAGAACTGGCGACCGCGACTTTAAACCTAGAGAAGGCGGATCGAGAGATTACAAACCAAGAACGGGCGACCGTGATTTCAAATCGAAAGATGGTGGATCGAGAGATTTCAAACCTAGAGAGGGTGGCTACAAAGATTACAAATCAAGAGGTAAATCAGATGATTTCAAGCCAAGTGCTGGAAGTTCAAGAGATGTAAAACCCCGAGAGCCAAAGGAAGGCGACACCCGTCCGTTTAGAAAACGCGAGGACGCACAGCCAAGAGATACAGAATTTAACCGCCCGGAGCGCACTGTAATTACCCAAGGCCGTAAAACAAATGAAGATAAAGGCTTAATCCGCCTAAACAGATATATTTCAAATGCAGGCATCTGCTCTCGTCGAAAAGCCGATGAGCTAATTATTGCCGGTATTATTACCGTAAACGGCGAAGCTGTTACCGAGCTGGGACATAAAGTTGACCCTGCAAAGGATTTGGTTCGTTACAATGGCGAATTATTAAAACGCGAGAAAAAAGTTTACGTTTTATTAAACAAACCAAAAGATTACATCACCACTACCGACGATCCACAGGAACGCCGTACGGTAATGCAACTGGTTGATAAAGCGAGTCGTGAGCGTATTTACCCGGTTGGACGTTTAGACCGCAATACCACAGGTTTGTTGTTAATGACAAACGATGGTGATTTAGCCGATAAATTATCACACCCTAAAAACGGTATCACTAAAATTTACAATGTTGAATTGGATAAATCTTTATCACAAGGCGATTTAAATAAAATTGCTTTTGGTTTAGAATTAGAAGATGGCCTGATCAAACCTGATAACATTTCTTACGTTGCAGGTGGAACCAAGAAAGAAATCGGTATCCAGATCCACAGTGGAAAAAACAGGATTGTTCGTCGTATTTTTGAACACTTAGGTTACAATGTAGAAAAATTAGACCGCGTAGTTTATGGCAATTTAACCAAGAAAGATCTACCACGCGGTAGATGGCGCTATCTTGAAGAGCATGAACTGATTCAGATTAAACATTTAATTAAATAA
- a CDS encoding M28 family peptidase produces the protein MNKKLLILPLLALIGLEACQNKTKQSDTENGEQTTVKLSSPDFNADSAYAYTKTQVDFGPRIPGTSAHQKCADYLVAKLKSFGASVSIQGEKTQTYDGKSFQLKNIVATFNPDKKERVLITAHWDARPFSDQDADPANHTKSFDAANDGASGVAVILEMARQIQQKQPNVGVDFVLWDLEDYGKANDETPDETTWCLGSQYWVKKATASGYKALYGINLDMVGGGNAQFTQDEISRQAAPTVADKVWDIGNEIGYSSYFTKIPSGKLVDDHFWMNKAGVPSIDIIHYNDNSGFYINWHTQLDNLANIDKNTLKATGQTVLETIYREK, from the coding sequence ATGAATAAAAAATTATTGATACTCCCGCTCCTGGCATTAATCGGACTGGAGGCCTGCCAAAATAAAACAAAACAAAGTGATACTGAAAATGGAGAACAGACTACCGTAAAATTATCATCCCCCGATTTTAATGCGGATAGTGCCTATGCCTACACAAAAACGCAAGTTGATTTCGGTCCGCGGATTCCGGGTACATCAGCACATCAAAAATGCGCAGATTATTTAGTTGCCAAATTAAAATCGTTCGGTGCTAGTGTAAGTATACAAGGTGAGAAAACGCAGACTTATGATGGCAAAAGTTTTCAGCTAAAAAATATTGTTGCCACCTTTAATCCAGATAAAAAGGAAAGGGTTTTAATTACAGCCCATTGGGATGCCCGTCCCTTTTCAGATCAGGATGCTGATCCGGCAAACCATACCAAATCATTTGATGCGGCTAACGACGGTGCAAGCGGCGTAGCGGTAATTTTAGAAATGGCACGCCAGATTCAACAAAAACAGCCTAATGTTGGCGTAGATTTCGTGCTATGGGATTTAGAAGATTATGGCAAGGCAAACGATGAAACGCCTGATGAAACCACCTGGTGTTTAGGTTCGCAATACTGGGTAAAAAAAGCAACGGCTTCCGGATATAAAGCGCTATATGGCATTAACCTGGATATGGTTGGCGGAGGTAATGCACAGTTTACTCAGGATGAAATTTCGCGCCAGGCTGCTCCAACTGTGGCCGATAAGGTTTGGGACATCGGGAATGAGATTGGTTACTCCTCTTATTTTACCAAAATTCCGAGCGGAAAACTGGTAGATGATCATTTTTGGATGAACAAGGCAGGCGTTCCTTCTATCGATATTATCCATTATAATGATAACAGCGGCTTTTACATCAACTGGCATACCCAACTGGATAATTTAGCGAATATTGACAAAAATACGTTAAAAGCAACCGGACAAACGGTTTTAGAAACCATTTACAGGGAAAAATAA
- a CDS encoding SRPBCC family protein, translated as MDNFDWTKFTIRIAIKAKLEDIYNAWTRVSEIEKWFLSDASFTDENKVLLSKTQNALKGDRYKWIWYLYDDIENGMVTEANGTDYFQFTFAGDCLVEIKLSEEFEYTVVELTQKNIPEDNHSKRNIRLGCQNGWSFYLINLKSVYEGGLDLRNKDNRFKPMLNN; from the coding sequence ATGGACAACTTCGATTGGACCAAATTCACGATCAGGATTGCCATTAAAGCAAAGCTTGAGGACATATACAATGCCTGGACAAGAGTTAGCGAAATTGAAAAATGGTTTTTAAGCGATGCATCTTTCACTGACGAGAATAAAGTATTGCTCAGCAAAACGCAGAATGCGCTTAAAGGCGATCGGTATAAATGGATCTGGTACCTGTATGATGATATCGAAAACGGAATGGTAACCGAAGCAAATGGCACGGATTATTTTCAGTTTACCTTTGCCGGAGATTGTCTGGTTGAAATTAAACTCAGTGAAGAATTTGAATACACCGTTGTAGAATTGACCCAGAAGAATATCCCTGAAGATAATCATTCAAAACGGAACATCCGCCTGGGTTGCCAAAATGGCTGGAGTTTTTACCTGATTAACTTAAAATCCGTTTACGAAGGTGGTTTAGATTTAAGAAATAAAGATAACCGGTTTAAGCCAATGCTGAACAATTAG
- a CDS encoding lactonase family protein produces the protein MKKFSSLLILSILSTLTFAQKKNYNLIVGTYTAPGKSEGIYTYNFDAATAATSIKSITKNTANPSYVAVSPDNKFVYAVNETGATSTVSAFKYNAKTGDLTFLNKVDSHGADPCFITVDAKNVIVANYSGGSLAVFSRKTDGSLTDALQIIKHTGKSIDPKGRQESAHVHMTKFTPDHKYLIVNDLGEDQTYIYKYNPTSKEKILTVKSVLKTNAGTGPRHITFSPNGKFAYLAHEFNGSITAFAYANGNLTKTQEIGTTPKDFTGKVDGADIHVSADGKFLYETNRGDANSISAFSILPAGKLKFIETVSTLGKGPRNFAIDPTGKFLLIGHQYTNNIVIFNRNKTTGKLTDSGKRIDVGAPVCLVFN, from the coding sequence ATGAAAAAATTCAGTTCATTGCTTATACTTTCTATACTTTCGACTCTTACTTTTGCCCAGAAAAAGAATTACAACTTGATTGTAGGCACTTACACTGCACCAGGAAAAAGCGAAGGAATTTATACCTATAACTTTGATGCTGCAACAGCTGCAACAAGCATAAAAAGCATTACAAAAAACACCGCTAATCCAAGTTACGTAGCCGTTTCACCTGATAACAAATTTGTTTATGCCGTAAACGAAACCGGAGCGACCAGTACGGTAAGCGCATTTAAATATAATGCAAAAACAGGTGATTTAACCTTTTTAAATAAAGTTGACAGTCACGGTGCCGATCCTTGTTTTATTACAGTTGATGCAAAAAATGTAATTGTAGCCAATTATAGTGGTGGTAGTTTAGCTGTATTTTCACGAAAAACTGACGGGTCTTTAACAGATGCTTTGCAGATAATCAAACATACCGGAAAAAGCATCGATCCTAAAGGCAGACAAGAAAGCGCTCATGTGCACATGACTAAATTTACGCCAGATCATAAATACTTAATTGTTAACGACCTGGGCGAAGATCAAACCTATATTTACAAATATAACCCAACCTCGAAAGAAAAAATATTAACGGTAAAATCGGTACTTAAAACCAATGCTGGTACTGGTCCAAGGCACATAACTTTTAGTCCAAATGGTAAGTTTGCATATTTGGCACACGAATTTAATGGCAGTATAACTGCTTTTGCTTATGCAAACGGAAACTTAACCAAAACCCAGGAAATTGGTACTACCCCAAAAGATTTTACCGGCAAGGTTGACGGTGCAGATATCCATGTTTCGGCAGATGGAAAATTCCTATACGAAACCAATCGTGGCGATGCCAATAGCATTTCTGCATTCTCTATTTTACCTGCCGGAAAATTGAAATTTATTGAAACGGTAAGTACCTTGGGCAAGGGACCAAGAAACTTTGCGATTGATCCGACCGGAAAATTCTTATTGATCGGACATCAGTACACTAATAACATTGTTATTTTTAACCGCAACAAAACAACGGGTAAATTAACCGATAGCGGCAAAAGGATCGATGTTGGTGCGCCGGTTTGTTTAGTATTTAATTAA
- a CDS encoding 2Fe-2S iron-sulfur cluster-binding protein, producing the protein MFKLRINKIINQPGDNITFQFEEVDEYPKYLAGQFLSLVFQGKHKEVRRSYSFNSSPDVNEPLAITVKRVENGEISRFLHHKTAVNDILLAQEPQGLFSYLPEENLERDLFLFAAGVGITPLFSIMKTALVREKKSLITLVYSNRSKEETLFYDELIEWQQQYPDRLKIVWIFSNSKNLMTARLNKFYIEKLIKEHLHFDRDNALFYSCGPIIYMDLCRITLLGMGFDIKQIKRETFVLPEDEVDEDDSSEKVVDKNTYSVILNFKGELYNLEVPWPKRILDVALENKIKLPYSCRGGVCSTCVANCTKGGVRMDYNEVLTDDEIERGRVLVCTGHPTENGTTIEW; encoded by the coding sequence ATGTTCAAACTGCGGATCAATAAAATCATTAATCAACCGGGCGATAATATTACTTTTCAATTTGAAGAGGTAGATGAATACCCAAAATATTTGGCGGGACAGTTTTTATCGTTGGTTTTTCAGGGAAAACATAAAGAGGTAAGAAGGTCGTATTCTTTTAACAGTTCGCCGGATGTAAATGAACCTTTGGCCATTACAGTAAAACGGGTGGAGAATGGAGAAATTTCGAGGTTTTTGCATCATAAAACTGCTGTAAATGATATCCTTTTGGCTCAGGAGCCGCAGGGTTTATTTAGTTATTTGCCTGAAGAAAACTTAGAGCGCGATCTTTTTCTTTTTGCTGCAGGGGTTGGCATTACGCCTTTGTTCTCGATTATGAAAACGGCATTGGTGCGCGAGAAAAAATCGTTGATTACATTAGTATATAGTAACAGATCGAAAGAAGAAACTTTGTTTTACGATGAACTGATCGAATGGCAACAGCAATACCCTGATAGGTTAAAAATTGTCTGGATTTTTAGCAATAGCAAAAACTTAATGACGGCCAGGCTGAATAAATTCTATATCGAGAAATTAATCAAAGAACATTTGCATTTCGATCGGGATAATGCGCTGTTTTATAGCTGCGGGCCTATAATTTATATGGATTTATGCCGGATTACCTTATTAGGCATGGGTTTCGATATCAAACAGATTAAAAGGGAGACTTTTGTGCTGCCAGAAGATGAGGTTGATGAAGACGATAGTTCTGAAAAAGTAGTCGATAAAAATACCTATTCGGTTATTTTAAATTTCAAAGGAGAATTGTACAATCTTGAAGTGCCCTGGCCAAAGCGGATTTTAGATGTAGCACTCGAAAATAAAATTAAACTTCCTTATAGTTGCCGTGGAGGGGTATGCAGCACTTGTGTAGCCAATTGTACCAAAGGTGGGGTCAGGATGGATTATAACGAAGTGCTTACGGATGATGAAATTGAAAGAGGTCGGGTATTGGTTTGTACCGGGCACCCAACTGAAAATGGAACGACGATAGAGTGGTAG